One segment of Streptomyces roseifaciens DNA contains the following:
- a CDS encoding GNAT family N-acetyltransferase produces the protein MTSTFPDISISTDRLVLRPFEAEDVPALAEMMGDELVTAWTSVPHPYTTAHARDWALREAPAERTEGRGIVFAVTEFLTHRLVGCVHLHHTDWRALSAEVGYVVAPWARGEGYACESVLAVAEWLFRDQKFERLELRTAADNTASQQVAQKIGCISEGVLRNAWIGRGRTEDGGWTELRTDLIIWSLLPEDLDEMREQPAGDPGYAAAFHDWS, from the coding sequence ATGACATCCACCTTCCCGGACATCTCCATCAGTACGGACCGGCTGGTGCTGCGCCCGTTCGAAGCCGAGGACGTGCCCGCGCTCGCGGAGATGATGGGCGACGAACTCGTCACCGCCTGGACCTCGGTGCCCCACCCCTACACCACCGCCCACGCCCGTGACTGGGCCCTGCGCGAGGCGCCGGCCGAGCGCACCGAAGGGCGCGGAATCGTCTTTGCGGTCACCGAGTTCCTCACCCACCGCCTCGTCGGCTGCGTCCACCTCCACCACACCGACTGGCGGGCCCTCTCCGCCGAGGTCGGCTACGTCGTCGCCCCCTGGGCCCGCGGCGAGGGCTACGCCTGCGAATCCGTGCTCGCCGTCGCCGAGTGGCTCTTCCGCGACCAGAAGTTCGAGCGCCTGGAGCTGCGCACCGCCGCCGACAACACGGCCTCCCAGCAGGTCGCCCAGAAGATCGGCTGCATCAGCGAGGGCGTGCTGCGCAACGCCTGGATAGGACGCGGCCGCACCGAGGACGGCGGCTGGACCGAGCTCCGCACCGACCTCATCATCTGGAGCCTCCTCCCCGAGGACCTCGACGAAATGCGCGAGCAGCCCGCGGGGGATCCCGGCTACGCTGCGGCCTTCCACGACTGGTCCTGA
- the cbiE gene encoding precorrin-6y C5,15-methyltransferase (decarboxylating) subunit CbiE produces MADRVTVIGWDGSPLTDAARSALAAATLVAGAAHHLDLPEVPPAAERIRLGSVDLAARRIAGHRGSAVVLADGDPGFFGVVRTLRAPQHGLEVEVVPAVSSVATAFARAGMPWDDAQIVVAHSRDLRRAVNVCRAHTKVAVLTSPGAGPAELALLLGDVHRTFVICEELGTEREQVTVLTSDKAPDHYWRDPNVVIVIGGAGATPATVPGWGATRPRAGGGWIAGRDPGYPPAVRGWALPADAYGSDLGEGEATELRAAQLARLGPRVGDLVWDIGSGSGAAAVEAARFGAAVIAVDRDADACARTTAVARRYGVQLQVVHGAAPQVLEDLPEPDVVRVGGGGAPVVAACAARRPERIVAHAATRDEAEAVGRALAEGGYAVECTLLQAVELDPAAWAERERSVAFLLSGRRTHL; encoded by the coding sequence ATGGCCGACCGGGTCACGGTGATCGGGTGGGACGGCTCACCACTCACGGACGCGGCCCGCTCCGCCCTCGCCGCCGCCACCCTCGTGGCCGGCGCCGCCCACCACCTGGACCTGCCCGAAGTCCCGCCCGCCGCCGAGCGCATCCGCCTCGGCAGCGTCGACCTCGCCGCCCGCCGCATCGCCGGCCACCGCGGCTCCGCCGTCGTCCTCGCCGACGGCGACCCCGGATTCTTCGGCGTCGTCCGCACCCTGCGCGCCCCCCAGCACGGCCTCGAGGTCGAGGTCGTGCCCGCCGTCTCCTCCGTCGCCACCGCCTTCGCCCGCGCCGGCATGCCCTGGGACGACGCCCAGATCGTCGTCGCCCACAGCCGCGACCTGCGCCGCGCCGTCAACGTCTGCCGCGCCCACACCAAGGTCGCCGTCCTCACCTCGCCCGGCGCCGGCCCCGCCGAACTCGCCCTCCTCCTCGGCGACGTCCACCGCACCTTCGTCATCTGCGAGGAGCTCGGCACCGAGCGCGAACAGGTCACCGTCCTCACCTCCGACAAGGCCCCCGACCACTACTGGCGCGACCCCAACGTCGTCATCGTCATCGGCGGCGCCGGAGCCACGCCCGCCACCGTCCCCGGCTGGGGAGCGACCCGGCCACGCGCCGGCGGCGGCTGGATCGCGGGCCGCGACCCCGGCTACCCCCCGGCCGTCCGCGGCTGGGCCCTGCCCGCCGACGCCTACGGAAGCGACCTCGGCGAGGGCGAGGCCACCGAACTGCGCGCCGCCCAACTCGCCCGCCTCGGCCCCCGCGTCGGCGACCTCGTCTGGGACATTGGCTCCGGCAGCGGCGCCGCCGCCGTCGAGGCCGCCCGCTTCGGCGCCGCCGTCATCGCCGTCGACCGCGACGCCGACGCCTGCGCCCGCACCACCGCCGTCGCCCGCCGCTACGGCGTCCAGCTCCAGGTCGTCCACGGCGCTGCCCCCCAGGTCCTGGAGGACCTCCCCGAACCCGACGTCGTCCGCGTCGGCGGCGGAGGCGCCCCCGTCGTCGCCGCCTGCGCCGCCCGCCGCCCCGAGCGCATCGTCGCCCACGCCGCCACCCGCGACGAGGCCGAGGCCGTCGGCCGCGCCCTCGCCGAGGGCGGCTACGCCGTCGAATGCACCCTGCTCCAGGCCGTGGAGCTCGACCCCGCCGCCTGGGCCGAGCGCGAACGGTCCGTCGCCTTCCTGCTGAGCGGACGCCGTACCCACCTGTGA
- a CDS encoding methionine ABC transporter permease, whose protein sequence is MTWTEMQPLLQNACLDTLFMVWWSTVYTILGGLPLGILLVLTDRGGLLQNVVVNKVVGVVVNLGRSLPFIVLMVWLIPFSRFVVGTSIGPSAAVVALAIGAIPFFARLVETALREVDHGLVEAVQSMGGGTWTVIFKVLLPQALPSVIAGLTTTVIALIGYSAMAGAVGGGGLGNLAIVYGYQRSETGLMNITIVLLIVIVTIVQLAGDLAVRALARRGGRQAAPVGLRRLWAPARVAPKPVATVPAQAEAPEASKAS, encoded by the coding sequence GTGACCTGGACCGAGATGCAGCCCCTGCTGCAGAACGCCTGTCTGGACACCCTCTTCATGGTGTGGTGGTCCACCGTCTACACCATCCTCGGCGGCCTGCCGCTGGGCATCCTGCTGGTCCTCACCGACCGCGGCGGCCTCCTGCAGAACGTCGTGGTCAACAAGGTCGTCGGGGTGGTCGTCAACCTCGGCCGCTCGCTGCCCTTCATCGTCCTCATGGTGTGGCTGATCCCCTTCAGCCGCTTCGTGGTCGGCACCTCCATCGGGCCCAGCGCGGCCGTGGTGGCCCTGGCCATCGGCGCGATCCCGTTCTTCGCCCGGCTGGTGGAGACCGCGCTCCGCGAGGTCGACCACGGCCTCGTCGAAGCCGTCCAGTCCATGGGCGGCGGCACCTGGACCGTGATCTTCAAGGTGCTGCTCCCGCAGGCCCTGCCCTCGGTCATCGCGGGCCTGACCACGACCGTCATCGCCCTCATCGGCTACTCCGCGATGGCCGGCGCGGTCGGCGGCGGCGGCCTCGGAAACCTGGCCATCGTCTACGGCTACCAGCGCTCCGAGACCGGCCTGATGAACATCACCATCGTGCTGCTCATCGTCATCGTCACCATCGTCCAGCTCGCCGGAGACCTCGCCGTACGGGCCCTCGCCCGGCGCGGCGGGCGGCAGGCCGCCCCCGTGGGCCTGCGCCGCCTGTGGGCCCCCGCCCGCGTGGCGCCCAAGCCCGTGGCGACCGTCCCGGCTCAGGCCGAGGCGCCGGAGGCATCCAAGGCCTCCTGA
- a CDS encoding MetQ/NlpA family ABC transporter substrate-binding protein: MRTTVKLTAAVAAAAALTLGLSACSAPSDTSSSGSSKKGKDADPAAKLVVAASPTPHGDILNFVRDNLAEKAGLKLEVKEFNDYVLPNTATQNGEVDANFFQHKPYLDDFNKKQKTDIVPVVNVELEPLGLYSEKVKKAGDLGSGATIAVPNDATNEGRALKLLADNGVIVLKDGVGSGAKLSDIKDDKGIKFTELEAAQIPSRLADVDAAVINGNFAIGHKLNPAKDAIALEKADGNPYANFLAVKKGNESDPRVQKLAKLLNSDEVKKFIEQKFSNGAVLPAFGAVKG, translated from the coding sequence GTGCGTACCACCGTCAAGCTCACCGCCGCCGTCGCGGCAGCCGCCGCACTCACCCTCGGCCTGAGCGCGTGCAGCGCTCCGTCCGACACCTCCTCGTCCGGCAGCTCGAAGAAGGGCAAGGACGCCGACCCGGCCGCCAAGCTCGTCGTCGCCGCCAGCCCGACCCCGCACGGCGACATCCTCAACTTCGTCCGCGACAACCTCGCGGAGAAGGCCGGCCTGAAGCTGGAGGTGAAGGAGTTCAACGACTACGTGCTCCCGAACACCGCCACGCAGAACGGCGAGGTCGACGCCAACTTCTTCCAGCACAAGCCGTACCTCGACGACTTCAACAAGAAGCAGAAGACCGACATCGTCCCGGTCGTCAACGTCGAGCTCGAGCCGCTCGGCCTGTACTCCGAAAAGGTAAAGAAGGCCGGCGACCTCGGCAGCGGCGCGACCATCGCCGTGCCCAACGACGCCACCAACGAGGGCCGCGCCCTGAAGCTGCTGGCCGACAACGGCGTCATCGTCCTGAAGGACGGCGTCGGCTCCGGGGCCAAGCTCTCGGACATCAAGGACGACAAGGGCATCAAGTTCACCGAGCTCGAGGCCGCCCAGATCCCCTCCCGCCTCGCCGACGTCGACGCCGCCGTCATCAACGGCAACTTCGCCATCGGCCACAAGCTCAACCCGGCCAAGGACGCCATCGCCCTGGAGAAGGCCGACGGCAACCCCTACGCCAACTTCCTCGCCGTGAAGAAGGGCAACGAGTCCGACCCGCGCGTCCAGAAGCTCGCCAAGCTCCTCAACTCCGACGAGGTGAAGAAGTTCATCGAGCAGAAGTTCAGCAACGGTGCCGTCCTCCCCGCCTTCGGCGCCGTGAAGGGCTGA
- the cobT gene encoding nicotinate-nucleotide--dimethylbenzimidazole phosphoribosyltransferase: MTDTGQFPGEGQPENAGALPGHPFPADAVAPADPGAPAPPAPPATFAFLDHGDGTEPDGADEDDLLLMPGAQGAWSEQSAVQGGTHESGGRDTGSVDYGDVRIPPATAAGQPPAAPVAPRRPLHMGPPVPDPTSGVVRSLADRGPAAPAPAPVRPPAAPAPGPEYLDGTTDETGTQQTPRLGEVPQQQPGTWDAQPQPPAAAFVPPQAAGPAAPAVDVPSAAPAAPEQPAGHPVAAEPAAGAAPSTGLLAIDAVVAAATGQVHVPPGAVAEPAPQAVAVTDAAPAQEPAAGDEPVAAPADAPQAEAAAAPDVAAEPGEPAAAVTDVQAAPAVGAEPALASVPGPHPVAEAALLAEAAPADQAVVAPEPAAAAEPVVAEPVAAEVPAADAGQPEQVTETVATAGAPAGAAEPEQTAVQADQGRIPAEVPPAPAAEAAAPADVPQAPADQAAALADAPSAEAAAAVAPVDELLAQTAPAEAAADGLPEQLAASETPDGAAQPAPETAAVADPAVDAQAAVPAEAVQAAGAAVPVADASATAPQAEQVAEAAAPAVADLAVDAQAAVPLAAEGETEAQVTAAQPEQAAGSVAVVDPSAAAAAAAAAESVPDVQAAVPHDAQSADAVVPAAAEAVVDAQAGIPQPEQTAVPESAEGASAVAPQADQAADSAAEPVADADAQAVPQAVPAAEPAVEAAAPAPEAEQAAQAAPVDASTAAVAEAGTEPGAAPAAQPVDAPQPEQAAVPGAPAAEPAAPVTEPSAAVEAPAAAPQPEQAATVATAEAGTESGPAPVAQPVDVPQPEQAAAPGTPAAEPAAPAVEPSAPAVPVDAPAAAPQPEQAATVAEAEVGAEPGPAPAATAAPAEAGTESGPAPAARPLDAPQPEQAAVPGAPAAEPAVPTGEPSAPSDPHAVAGVPQTEQATISEPQAPATEDAAQTPAPEQSAADLPEPAAEDDARPAAPAGPQVITPATATEAPADVPADVRIPAPEQAPAEPAGAPEPVVPAARAAGPAPAEEESPPAAEAEAPAEPRPEVPAAVGYGDAEREAVHRVMRERRDIRNGFRTDPIPHEVLLRVLEAAHTAPSVGHSQPWDFVVIRSAETRQAMHELAQRQRDAYAKSLPKGRAKQFKELKIEAILETPVNIVVTADPTRGGRHTLGRHTQPQMAPYSSALAVENLWLAARAEGLGVGWVSFFDEREMVRTLGLPEHLEVVAYLCVGYVDEFPDEPELMQAGWSKRRPLSWVVHEEEYGRRALPGEEPHDLLAETLRGIRPLDAKALGEAWERQKRMTKPSGALGMLEIISAQLCGLSRKCPPPIPEPAAVAIFAGDHGVHAQGVTAWPQEVTSQMVANFLGGGAVCNAFANQVGAEVCVVDVGVAGELPSTPGLLPRKVRPGTADITTGPAMTREEAMHALEVGIETARDLVAAGNKALLTGEMGIANTTVSAALISVYTESDPAEITGRGTGINDEMHARKVDVVRRALELHQPDPKDPIGVLAAIGGLEHAALVGLILGGASLRTPVILDGVSAGAAALVARAIAPEALAACIAGHRSAEPGHVAALTKLGLRPLVDLDLRLGEGTGALLALPIVQSAARAMHEVATFDAAGVTEKG; this comes from the coding sequence ATGACCGACACCGGCCAGTTCCCGGGCGAGGGACAGCCGGAGAACGCAGGCGCGCTGCCCGGCCATCCGTTCCCCGCGGACGCCGTAGCCCCTGCCGACCCCGGAGCCCCGGCCCCTCCGGCCCCTCCGGCTACGTTTGCCTTCCTCGACCACGGGGACGGCACGGAGCCGGACGGTGCCGACGAGGACGACCTCCTGCTGATGCCGGGCGCCCAGGGCGCCTGGAGCGAGCAGTCGGCCGTCCAGGGCGGTACGCACGAGAGCGGCGGCCGCGACACCGGCTCCGTCGACTACGGCGACGTCCGCATCCCCCCGGCCACCGCCGCGGGCCAGCCGCCCGCCGCCCCCGTGGCACCGCGCCGCCCCCTGCACATGGGCCCGCCCGTCCCGGACCCCACCAGCGGAGTCGTCCGCTCCCTGGCCGACCGCGGCCCCGCCGCGCCGGCCCCCGCCCCGGTCCGCCCGCCGGCGGCGCCCGCACCGGGCCCCGAATACCTCGACGGCACCACCGACGAGACGGGCACTCAGCAGACCCCGCGCCTCGGCGAGGTGCCGCAGCAGCAGCCGGGCACGTGGGACGCCCAGCCGCAGCCGCCCGCCGCGGCCTTCGTACCGCCCCAGGCGGCCGGTCCGGCCGCTCCTGCCGTTGACGTGCCGTCAGCCGCCCCGGCCGCCCCGGAACAGCCTGCCGGGCACCCCGTCGCCGCCGAGCCGGCCGCCGGTGCGGCGCCCTCGACCGGCCTCCTCGCCATCGACGCCGTGGTCGCCGCGGCCACCGGGCAGGTCCACGTACCGCCGGGCGCCGTGGCCGAACCGGCCCCCCAGGCCGTCGCCGTGACGGACGCCGCCCCGGCGCAGGAGCCTGCCGCCGGGGACGAGCCGGTGGCTGCGCCCGCCGACGCTCCGCAGGCCGAAGCGGCTGCGGCCCCCGACGTCGCGGCCGAGCCCGGCGAGCCGGCTGCTGCCGTGACGGATGTGCAGGCGGCTCCCGCCGTCGGAGCCGAACCCGCGCTCGCCTCCGTGCCGGGTCCGCACCCGGTCGCGGAGGCCGCCCTGCTCGCAGAGGCCGCCCCGGCCGACCAGGCCGTGGTGGCGCCCGAGCCTGCGGCGGCCGCCGAGCCGGTCGTGGCCGAGCCGGTCGCGGCCGAGGTTCCCGCCGCCGATGCCGGGCAGCCCGAGCAGGTCACCGAAACCGTTGCGACCGCCGGTGCCCCGGCCGGTGCGGCCGAGCCGGAGCAGACCGCCGTTCAGGCCGACCAGGGTCGGATTCCGGCCGAGGTCCCGCCGGCACCGGCCGCCGAGGCCGCCGCTCCCGCCGACGTTCCGCAGGCCCCGGCCGACCAGGCTGCGGCCCTCGCTGACGCCCCGTCGGCAGAGGCCGCCGCGGCGGTCGCTCCCGTCGACGAGCTCCTGGCACAGACCGCCCCGGCCGAGGCGGCCGCTGACGGCCTGCCGGAGCAGCTCGCAGCTTCCGAGACGCCGGACGGGGCGGCCCAGCCCGCGCCGGAGACGGCTGCCGTTGCCGATCCCGCGGTGGACGCGCAGGCCGCAGTCCCGGCCGAGGCCGTGCAGGCTGCCGGTGCCGCCGTACCGGTGGCGGATGCCTCCGCCACCGCTCCGCAGGCAGAGCAGGTTGCCGAAGCCGCGGCTCCCGCCGTTGCCGACCTTGCGGTGGACGCGCAGGCCGCCGTCCCGCTCGCCGCCGAGGGCGAGACGGAGGCGCAGGTCACGGCCGCGCAGCCCGAGCAGGCGGCCGGCTCGGTGGCCGTGGTGGATCCTTCCGCCGCTGCCGCTGCCGCTGCCGCTGCCGAGTCCGTTCCGGACGTGCAGGCTGCTGTCCCGCACGACGCACAGAGCGCCGACGCTGTCGTTCCGGCCGCTGCCGAGGCTGTGGTGGACGCGCAGGCGGGTATTCCGCAGCCCGAGCAGACCGCCGTTCCCGAGTCCGCTGAGGGCGCTTCCGCCGTCGCTCCGCAGGCCGACCAGGCTGCCGACTCCGCTGCCGAGCCCGTAGCGGATGCGGATGCCCAGGCCGTTCCGCAGGCCGTTCCGGCTGCCGAGCCCGCCGTGGAGGCTGCCGCCCCCGCGCCGGAGGCCGAGCAGGCCGCACAGGCCGCGCCGGTCGACGCTTCCACTGCCGCCGTGGCCGAGGCCGGGACGGAGCCGGGCGCCGCCCCGGCCGCGCAGCCGGTCGATGCTCCGCAGCCGGAGCAGGCCGCCGTCCCCGGCGCGCCCGCTGCCGAGCCTGCCGCTCCCGTCACCGAACCGTCCGCGGCAGTCGAGGCTCCTGCTGCCGCTCCGCAGCCCGAGCAGGCCGCCACCGTTGCCACGGCCGAGGCGGGGACCGAGTCCGGTCCGGCGCCGGTCGCGCAGCCGGTCGACGTCCCGCAGCCGGAGCAGGCCGCCGCGCCCGGCACGCCTGCTGCCGAGCCTGCCGCTCCCGCCGTCGAACCGTCCGCTCCGGCCGTGCCGGTCGACGCTCCCGCCGCTGCCCCGCAGCCCGAGCAGGCTGCCACGGTTGCCGAGGCCGAGGTGGGTGCCGAGCCCGGTCCTGCCCCGGCCGCCACCGCTGCCCCGGCCGAGGCCGGGACCGAATCCGGCCCCGCGCCGGCCGCGCGGCCGCTCGACGCCCCGCAGCCCGAGCAGGCCGCCGTCCCCGGCGCGCCCGCTGCCGAGCCCGCCGTTCCCACCGGCGAACCGTCCGCCCCGTCCGACCCGCACGCCGTCGCCGGCGTACCGCAGACCGAGCAGGCCACCATCTCCGAACCGCAGGCACCCGCGACCGAGGACGCAGCGCAGACTCCGGCGCCGGAGCAGTCCGCAGCCGATCTGCCCGAGCCGGCCGCCGAGGACGACGCCCGGCCGGCCGCCCCCGCGGGCCCCCAGGTCATCACCCCGGCCACCGCGACCGAGGCCCCTGCCGACGTCCCCGCCGACGTCCGCATCCCGGCCCCCGAGCAGGCCCCCGCCGAGCCGGCCGGGGCCCCGGAGCCGGTCGTCCCCGCGGCCCGCGCAGCCGGACCCGCCCCGGCGGAGGAGGAGAGCCCCCCCGCCGCGGAGGCCGAAGCCCCGGCCGAGCCCCGGCCCGAGGTGCCCGCCGCCGTCGGGTACGGCGACGCCGAGCGCGAGGCCGTGCACCGCGTGATGCGCGAGCGGCGCGACATCCGCAACGGATTCCGCACCGACCCCATCCCGCACGAGGTGCTGCTGCGCGTCCTGGAGGCCGCGCACACCGCCCCCAGCGTCGGCCACTCCCAGCCCTGGGACTTCGTCGTCATCCGTTCCGCGGAGACCCGGCAGGCCATGCACGAACTGGCCCAGCGCCAGCGCGACGCCTACGCCAAGTCGCTGCCGAAGGGCCGGGCCAAGCAGTTCAAGGAACTGAAGATCGAGGCGATCCTCGAGACGCCCGTCAACATCGTCGTCACCGCCGACCCCACCCGCGGCGGCCGCCACACCCTGGGCCGCCACACCCAGCCGCAGATGGCCCCGTACTCCTCCGCGCTGGCCGTCGAGAACCTCTGGCTCGCCGCCCGCGCCGAGGGCCTCGGCGTCGGCTGGGTCAGCTTCTTCGACGAGCGCGAGATGGTCCGCACCCTGGGCCTGCCCGAGCACCTGGAGGTCGTCGCGTACCTGTGCGTCGGGTATGTCGACGAGTTCCCGGACGAGCCCGAGCTGATGCAGGCCGGCTGGTCCAAGCGCAGGCCGCTGTCGTGGGTGGTGCACGAGGAGGAGTACGGCCGCCGCGCCCTGCCCGGCGAGGAGCCGCACGACCTGCTCGCCGAGACCCTGCGCGGCATCCGCCCGCTGGACGCCAAGGCGCTCGGCGAGGCGTGGGAGCGGCAGAAGCGCATGACCAAGCCGTCCGGCGCGCTCGGCATGCTGGAGATCATCTCCGCGCAGCTGTGCGGCCTGTCGCGCAAGTGCCCGCCGCCGATCCCCGAGCCCGCCGCCGTCGCGATCTTCGCCGGTGACCACGGGGTGCACGCCCAGGGCGTCACGGCGTGGCCGCAGGAGGTCACCTCCCAGATGGTGGCCAACTTCCTGGGCGGCGGCGCCGTGTGCAACGCGTTCGCCAACCAGGTCGGCGCCGAGGTCTGCGTCGTGGACGTCGGCGTCGCGGGGGAGCTGCCCAGCACCCCCGGCCTCCTGCCGCGCAAGGTCCGCCCCGGCACCGCCGACATCACCACCGGCCCCGCCATGACCCGCGAGGAGGCGATGCACGCCCTCGAGGTGGGCATCGAGACCGCCCGCGACCTGGTCGCGGCAGGCAACAAGGCGCTCCTCACCGGCGAGATGGGCATCGCCAACACCACGGTGTCGGCCGCCCTCATCTCCGTCTACACCGAGTCCGACCCGGCCGAGATCACCGGCCGCGGCACCGGCATCAACGACGAGATGCACGCCCGCAAGGTCGACGTGGTCCGGCGCGCCCTCGAGCTGCACCAGCCGGACCCGAAGGACCCCATCGGCGTCCTCGCCGCGATCGGCGGCCTGGAGCACGCGGCCCTCGTCGGCCTGATCCTCGGCGGCGCGTCCCTGCGCACGCCGGTGATCCTGGACGGCGTGAGCGCCGGGGCCGCGGCCCTCGTGGCCCGCGCCATCGCCCCCGAGGCGCTCGCGGCCTGCATCGCCGGTCACCGCAGCGCGGAGCCGGGGCACGTCGCGGCGCTGACGAAGCTCGGCCTGCGGCCCCTGGTGGACCTCGACCTCCGGCTGGGCGAGGGCACGGGCGCCCTGCTGGCCCTGCCGATCGTGCAGAGCGCTGCCCGCGCCATGCACGAGGTGGCCACGTTCGACGCGGCGGGCGTCACCGAAAAGGGCTGA
- a CDS encoding methionine ABC transporter ATP-binding protein — MPGALTAAHSTVTETPVITTTGLTKVYRSRGREVTALDGVDLHVREGEVYGVVGQSGAGKSTLIRCVNLLERPSSGTVTVAGQDLTALAGRGNRAGAELRKARSRIGMVFQHFNLLSSRTVQSNIELPLEILGVSGKERERKALELLDLVGLADKAKAYPGQLSGGQKQRVGIARALAGDPKVLLSDESTSALDPETTRSILQLLRDLNQQLGLTVLLITHEMEVVKTICDSAALMKGGRVVESGTVSELLATPGSELAAELFPVGGEPSGPDRTVVDVTFHGDAATQPVISQLSRTYNIDISILGAAMDTVCGKQVGRMRIELPGRFEENVVPIGFLREQGLQVDVADVRNAHDAAPADALLKDGAK; from the coding sequence GTGCCCGGCGCCCTCACCGCCGCGCACTCGACAGTGACGGAAACCCCTGTGATCACCACTACGGGCCTGACAAAGGTCTACCGCTCACGCGGCCGCGAGGTCACCGCCCTCGACGGCGTCGACCTCCACGTGCGGGAGGGCGAGGTGTACGGCGTCGTCGGTCAGAGCGGCGCCGGCAAGTCGACCCTCATCCGCTGCGTCAACCTCCTGGAGCGCCCCAGCTCCGGCACGGTCACCGTCGCGGGCCAGGACCTCACCGCCCTCGCCGGGCGCGGCAACCGCGCCGGAGCCGAGCTGCGCAAGGCACGCAGCCGCATCGGCATGGTCTTCCAGCACTTCAACCTGCTGTCCTCGCGGACCGTGCAGTCCAACATCGAGCTGCCGCTGGAGATCCTCGGCGTCTCCGGCAAGGAGCGCGAGCGCAAGGCCCTCGAACTCCTCGACCTCGTCGGCCTCGCCGACAAGGCCAAGGCCTACCCCGGCCAGCTCTCCGGCGGCCAGAAGCAGCGCGTCGGCATCGCCCGCGCCCTGGCCGGCGACCCCAAGGTGCTGCTCTCCGACGAGTCGACCTCCGCGCTCGACCCGGAGACCACCCGCTCCATCCTGCAGCTGCTGCGCGACCTCAACCAGCAGCTCGGCCTGACCGTCCTCCTCATCACCCACGAGATGGAGGTCGTCAAGACGATCTGCGACTCCGCGGCCCTGATGAAGGGCGGGCGCGTGGTGGAGTCCGGCACCGTCTCCGAGCTCCTCGCCACGCCCGGCTCGGAGCTCGCGGCCGAGCTCTTCCCGGTCGGCGGCGAGCCCTCCGGCCCGGACCGCACCGTCGTGGACGTCACCTTCCACGGCGACGCCGCGACCCAGCCGGTCATCTCCCAGCTCTCCCGTACGTACAACATCGACATCTCGATCCTGGGCGCCGCGATGGACACCGTCTGCGGCAAGCAGGTCGGCCGGATGCGCATCGAGCTGCCCGGCCGCTTCGAGGAGAACGTCGTACCGATCGGCTTCCTGCGCGAGCAGGGCCTTCAGGTGGACGTCGCAGACGTGCGGAACGCCCACGACGCAGCCCCGGCCGACGCGCTCCTGAAGGATGGTGCCAAGTGA